Proteins encoded in a region of the Ruegeria sp. AD91A genome:
- a CDS encoding Arm DNA-binding domain-containing protein, with amino-acid sequence MARGDNWLSVTQVKNVPSGSVIQDGGGLSLKTSKNGGRWFYRFQINGKRRDMGLGSYPDMSLSDARRERSKWAAYAERGEDPIPERERQRLEAENSQNDPTFEEVAAVVFEARKESLRGDGVCGRWFSP; translated from the coding sequence ATGGCAAGAGGCGATAACTGGCTTTCCGTAACTCAAGTAAAGAACGTGCCTTCCGGCAGCGTCATTCAAGACGGCGGCGGGCTATCCCTAAAAACGTCAAAGAATGGCGGGCGCTGGTTTTACCGATTCCAAATCAACGGCAAGCGTCGGGACATGGGGTTGGGTTCATATCCTGACATGTCGCTATCGGACGCGCGCAGGGAGCGTTCAAAGTGGGCCGCTTATGCTGAGCGCGGCGAAGATCCGATTCCAGAGCGTGAGCGTCAGAGACTTGAAGCGGAGAACAGCCAAAACGACCCGACCTTTGAGGAAGTGGCGGCAGTAGTGTTTGAGGCGCGGAAGGAAAGTCTTCGCGGTGATGGTGTGTGCGGACGCTGGTTCTCCCCCTGA
- a CDS encoding nuclear transport factor 2 family protein, with the protein MDTMKIAQMAQDYTNAWNSKSAEAVASFYAQDGEIVINLGEPWSGRDRVQDMADGFFIDVPDLTLTCDDVRISGQHALFLWTFTGHDATSGNPLKIHGWEEWDLNHEMEVQASR; encoded by the coding sequence ATGGACACCATGAAAATCGCGCAAATGGCACAGGATTACACAAATGCCTGGAACTCGAAATCCGCTGAGGCCGTTGCTTCATTTTATGCCCAGGACGGCGAGATCGTGATCAATCTGGGTGAGCCGTGGTCCGGTCGGGACCGGGTGCAGGATATGGCAGATGGCTTTTTCATAGATGTGCCAGACCTGACGCTCACCTGCGATGACGTGCGCATTTCCGGGCAGCACGCGCTCTTTCTGTGGACTTTCACGGGGCATGACGCAACCAGTGGCAATCCTCTCAAAATCCATGGTTGGGAGGAATGGGATTTGAACCATGAGATGGAAGTTCAGGCTTCACGATGA
- a CDS encoding winged helix-turn-helix domain-containing protein: MQKYKFGSFVLDPEQHSLMHSGAPVSIEPKVFDLLLLLVKNAGELISRDTLIERIWQGRIVSESAISACVAAARRAVGDDGQSQAVIRTVARRGFLCCAEVEVVETADDAQSRELSLRLQFTKNREDKSLAYTVTGEGPPIIYTTFGGTSIEADWNSPFFRPLLDAIRANNTLVRFDEMGSGHSDLEMDSAGVEAVAYDLLSVADAIGLDRFSLFSQSGSALSAVFLAAHYPDRVQSMVLNGGYVEGRNVRQNTTGTPEMLGMISEGWDKPDSSFL; the protein is encoded by the coding sequence ATGCAAAAGTACAAGTTTGGCAGTTTTGTTCTCGACCCCGAGCAGCACAGTCTGATGCATTCAGGAGCACCGGTTTCGATTGAACCGAAGGTGTTCGATCTCTTGTTGCTTTTGGTGAAAAACGCAGGTGAGTTGATCAGCCGCGACACATTGATCGAACGCATCTGGCAAGGGCGTATTGTCTCAGAATCTGCGATCAGCGCCTGCGTTGCCGCAGCGCGACGCGCGGTCGGCGATGACGGGCAATCTCAGGCAGTAATCCGAACCGTGGCGCGGCGCGGCTTTTTATGTTGTGCCGAGGTGGAGGTTGTTGAAACCGCTGATGATGCCCAATCCAGAGAGCTTTCGCTACGGCTCCAGTTCACGAAAAACCGCGAAGACAAGTCTCTCGCCTATACCGTAACAGGCGAAGGGCCTCCGATCATCTACACGACTTTTGGCGGAACCAGTATCGAAGCCGACTGGAATTCCCCGTTTTTTCGCCCGTTGCTCGACGCAATCCGCGCGAATAACACGCTGGTACGCTTCGACGAAATGGGCAGCGGCCATTCTGATCTTGAAATGGACTCCGCAGGGGTCGAGGCCGTCGCCTATGATCTGTTGAGTGTTGCCGATGCCATCGGGCTGGACCGGTTCAGCTTGTTCAGCCAATCGGGCTCGGCCCTTTCCGCGGTATTTCTGGCCGCGCACTATCCAGACCGGGTTCAATCCATGGTTTTGAATGGCGGTTATGTTGAAGGCCGGAATGTGCGGCAGAATACCACTGGCACCCCAGAAATGCTGGGCATGATCTCCGAAGGGTGGGATAAGCCGGATAGCAGCTTCCTATAG